From Melitaea cinxia chromosome 30, ilMelCinx1.1, whole genome shotgun sequence, one genomic window encodes:
- the LOC123668306 gene encoding protein dj-1beta-like isoform X1, whose translation MFVFPLRRICLKNPKSLLQTIVTRYSTSFFQLQTNSFSSSIMSKSALMILAQGAEEMETVITVDMLRRGGVTVTLAGLDGDAPVLCSRQVTLVPDKSLADALAEKPQYDAVILPGGLEGSERLSKSSVVGTLLKEHEKSGKIVAAICAAPTAFVAHGVGKGKRVTSYPSTKDKISTDYTYVEGERVVVDGNIVTSRGPGTAYWFGLTLIEMLTGKEKAQQVEKGMLISGY comes from the exons ATGTTTGTGTTTCCATTGAGACGAATTTGTCTGAAAAATCCAAAATCCTTATTACAAACAATAGTTACACGTTATAGCACAAGTTTCTTTCAGCTACAAACTAA cTCATTTTCATCATCGATCATGTCCAAGTCGGCGCTGATGATCCTCGCCCAAGGTGCTGAAGAAATGGAGACGGTCATTACTGTTGATATGCTGAGGAGAGGAGGT GTAACAGTAACTCTTGCTGGTCTAGATGGCGACGCCCCGGTGCTCTGCTCCAGACAAGTAACTCTAGTACCCGACAAGTCTCTGGCCGACGCATTGGCTGAAAAGCCCCAATATGATGCT GTAATTCTTCCAGGGGGTCTAGAAGGTTCCGAGCGTCTCTCAAAGTCAAGCGTGGTGGGTACTCTTTTGAAGGAACATGAGAAATCTGGTAAAATTGTCGCTGCCATATGTGCTG ctCCAACAGCGTTTGTAGCTCATGGAGTTGGAAAAGGAAAGCGTGTCACATCCTACCCTTCTACAAAGGATAAAATATCAACCGATTACACCTATGTCGAAGGAGAAAGGGTTGTCGTTGATGGCAACATCGTCACTAGCAGG GGTCCTGGCACAGCATACTGGTTCGGACTAACTTTGATTGAAATGTTGACCGGCAAGGAAAAAGCTCAACAAGTTGAGAAGGGAATGCTTATCTCTGGATACTAG
- the LOC123668306 gene encoding protein dj-1beta-like isoform X2, giving the protein MSKSALMILAQGAEEMETVITVDMLRRGGVTVTLAGLDGDAPVLCSRQVTLVPDKSLADALAEKPQYDAVILPGGLEGSERLSKSSVVGTLLKEHEKSGKIVAAICAAPTAFVAHGVGKGKRVTSYPSTKDKISTDYTYVEGERVVVDGNIVTSRGPGTAYWFGLTLIEMLTGKEKAQQVEKGMLISGY; this is encoded by the exons ATGTCCAAGTCGGCGCTGATGATCCTCGCCCAAGGTGCTGAAGAAATGGAGACGGTCATTACTGTTGATATGCTGAGGAGAGGAGGT GTAACAGTAACTCTTGCTGGTCTAGATGGCGACGCCCCGGTGCTCTGCTCCAGACAAGTAACTCTAGTACCCGACAAGTCTCTGGCCGACGCATTGGCTGAAAAGCCCCAATATGATGCT GTAATTCTTCCAGGGGGTCTAGAAGGTTCCGAGCGTCTCTCAAAGTCAAGCGTGGTGGGTACTCTTTTGAAGGAACATGAGAAATCTGGTAAAATTGTCGCTGCCATATGTGCTG ctCCAACAGCGTTTGTAGCTCATGGAGTTGGAAAAGGAAAGCGTGTCACATCCTACCCTTCTACAAAGGATAAAATATCAACCGATTACACCTATGTCGAAGGAGAAAGGGTTGTCGTTGATGGCAACATCGTCACTAGCAGG GGTCCTGGCACAGCATACTGGTTCGGACTAACTTTGATTGAAATGTTGACCGGCAAGGAAAAAGCTCAACAAGTTGAGAAGGGAATGCTTATCTCTGGATACTAG